The genomic stretch CGCTTGGTGCAGCTACTGGTACATTTGCCTTTTTTAATAAAGCTAGAGCTACGGGATGCGAAGGCATTCGAACAGCAACACTATCTAATCCAGCGGTTACGTTTTCCGCTACAAATCCTTTTTTAGGAAAGATAAGCGTAATTGGTCCTGGCCAAAAAGCGTTCATTATTTTTCGAGCCGTTTCTGAAACCTCGGTTACAATCCTATCTAACTGTTTCATGTCGCCAATGTGTACAATAAGTGGGTTATCACTTGGACGCCCTTTTGCCTTAAAAATTTTATCCACAGCCTCTTCAGAGGTTGCATCCGCTCCTAATCCATAGACTGTTTCTGTAGGAAACGCAACCACTTCTTGATTTCTTAATAAAGAAGCTGCTTTTTCTATCTGTGGATAACTATCATGTTCTTTCATTTCTTTATCCACAGACCAGATTTTTGTATTCATTTCATTCACTCCTATTAGCACAACTATATATAGGCAAAACCATCTATATTACCTACTATTTATACAAGATTTTAACTTATTTTATCAATAGACGATTGCAACAAACAAGCTTTATCCACAAAATGTGGATAAAGCTTGTTTGTTTGTTAATAACTTTGTGGATGACATTTATTCACATGTGTAAAAGTTAATCTTGATAAGCCATCACATATACTTGCTCTAAGCTTGGAAGGTTTCGTAGATAAGAGTGATGTTTCAAGCCACCTGGCAATTCTTCGTAGTGGATTTGCTGAAAATTCATCATAGAAAAAAACTGTACAGATGAAGCCTTATTGGTCACTAAATATAATTGATGCACATCATTTTTTTTTGCTAGTTGTACAATACTTTTAAATAATAATAAAATGTCCGATCTCATGAGGGAAGGCGAAACAACAAGAGAACGTAATAACCCATGCTCTCCATCTTTTTCAAATCCAACAGTTGCTAACAGCTCGTCATTCTCATCTTCCATAATAACAAAATGATGAATACTTTCTGCTACACCTTCTGAACTAATACCTGCTTTTGTTAAGAAAGATTGAATTCGCCCACAATCTTTCACTTCTGCTAACTTTAATTGTTCCTTCATTTCTCATCACCTCATTTTAGTTTCTAGTAACAAAACTATGAAATATGAGAAACAAATAGAACTATATACTTTTACTTTCTATCATTTGAATAAAGATGAAGCTAGTTCTACAATAAAGAATTTCACTTCTACTTCTTCTTCTTTTTTCTGTACTTTTTTACTAGACTTCTTCTGCTGCTTTTCTTTTTTCGCTTCTTTTACAGCTACTTCTTGTGCTAAATTTGAAGTCGATGCAACAAGGTTTGAATGATCAATATGATTAGCATCTACTTTCGCTACTTCTTCAGCGACCGATTCAATCACTTCTTTCTTTTCTACAGGTTGCTCTTCCTCTGGCATTGGTGATTGAATAGCTTCACCATTTGAGAAATCCAAAAAGCACATGGGTGGAAATAGTACGCACCACCAGTTTGCTCCTTCACCTTCACCTAAAGTGATTAGTACTGCCTCATATTCACCAGCAGGATAAAGAAACTGGCCATATAACTTTGTTGGAAAGCTCACCTTTCCAAAATCAACGTGTATAGACTCATTCATACCTTGTTCTTTCATAACTTCCTTAGCAATTGCTTCTAATGCTGGCAAGTTGCTTTTAATAACATCTCTGGCATCATCCACTGACGTAAGCTCTTGTACCCACGTAGTGATTTGTGCATTTACTTCATCTCTAATCAATCGCTTTACATGCTGATCTTTCTCACTATCGCTGTTTGCTAGAATACGCAAACGAATCGCTTCATCTGGAATTACCATGGGCTCATTAGCTTCGACCTTTTGGTTTGTATATAGAATTTGGATATTTGCTCCAATAATAAGTAAAAGAAAATAAATGATTGCTTGTTTTTTCATTATGTCCACCATCCCTTCACAAGACAGTATGGACAATCATTTTCTATCCTAAACTAGCAACTTATTAAAATCTATTATTTTTATAAAGAAGCAAATACCATTCGATCTTTTCCGTTGATATCAAAAACAACTTCAACTTTCGCACTGTGAAACTGCTTTTTTAACATATCTGCTACGACATTAGCTTGTCCAGCCCCTACTTCAAATGCAATAATTCCTTGTTTGTTAATAACAAGCGGGAGCTCTTCCATAAAGCGTCGATAGAAATTCAAACCATCTTGACCACCAAAAAGAGCTCGATTAGGCTCATAGTCCTTTACAACGGTTGATAACTCATCACTATCAGGAATATAAGGAGGATTAGATACCACAACATCAAACCGTTGAGCTGTCTCAATAAAAGGCTTTAATAAATCACCATGTACAAATTGAACCTTCGCACCCAAGCATTTAGCATTTTTTTTTGCTACCGCTAAAGATTCTTCTGCAATATCAGTGCACGTCATTTCTATTGCTGGAACTTCTAAAGCAAGTGTAACACCAATTGCACCACTACCTGTTCCAATATCAACAGCTTGAATTGGATTATGCCCAAACTTTTGTTTCATACGTTCAATTAAACCTAATACAAGCTCTTCCGTTTCGGGACGCGGTATTAGCACTTCCTCATTTACTTGAAACGTCCTTCCATAGAACTCTTCCGAACCAATGAGATATTGTACCGGGATACCATCTACATGTTTGTTAACATCATATTGGAATTTTTTTATTGTTACTGCTGGAACTTCTTCTTGTAATGAAGCAAGTAGGTAAGTTCGAGTCATGCCAAGGTGATGACGCAACAGCATTTCCCCCGCATTTTCATCTCGTTTCGCTTCTTTTAAACAAGAAGAAGCCCATTTTAGGGCTTCAAAAACTTTCATTGTTAGTTCGAATCTTCCATTCTTCTCGCTTGATCTTCCATGATTAATGCATCAATGACTTCATCTAGCTTACCTTCTAGAATTTGATCAAGCTTTTGAATTGTTAAACCAATTCGGTGATCCGTTACACGGTTTTGAGGGAAGTTATACGTACGAATACGCTCTGAACGATCCCCAGAACCTACTGCTTGCTTACGATTTGCATCGTATTCAGCTTGGGCTTCCTGCTGAAATTTATCATAAACACGCGCACGTAATACTTTCATTGCTTTTTCTTTATTCTTAATTTGGGACTTTTCATCTTGACACGACACAACTGTTCCTGTTGGTAAATGAGTTAAACGAACAGCGGACATAGTTGTATTTACACTTTGTCCACCTGGTCCACTAGATGCGAACGTATCAACACGAATATCTTTTTCGTGAATCTCTACTTCTACCTCTTCTGCTTCCGGTAAACATGCAACGGTTGCTGTTGAAGTATGAATACGTCCACCAGATTCCGTTTCAGGTACACGTTGAACGCGATGTGCGCCGTTTTCAAACTTCATTTTTGAATATGCACCTTTACCGTTAATCATGAAAATAATTTCTTTATATCCACCAACACCTGTTGTGTTAGCTTCCATTACGTCAATTTTCCAGCCTTGAGTCTCGGCAAAACGGGAGTACATGCGGTACAGGTTACCAGCAAATAAAGCTGCTTCATCGCCTCCTGCAGCACCACGAATCTCCATAATAACGTTTTTGTCATCATTTGGATCTTTCGGGATTAACAGAATGCGAAGTTTATCTTCTAATTCTTCTGCCTGTGGCTCTAGCTCTTGAATTTCTTCTTTAACCATTTCACGCATATCCGCATCAAGTTTTTCTTCAAGCATCGCTTTTGCATCTTGTAGCTGCTCTTTTACTTCTTTATACTCTCGGTAACACGTAACAGTCTCTTGTATATCTGATTGTTCTTTTGAATACTCTCTTAATTTAGATGGGTCATTTACGATTTCAGGGTCGCTAAGAAGCTCATTCAACTTCTCATAGCGTGCCTCCACGGCTTCTAAACGATCAAACACGTCATTCACCTCATTTTTTATCCATAACGTTCTAATTATAGTATAGCTCATGGATTCAGTCAAAACAAAGTGAGTCTTAACATGGATTATGGCTTGACGTTTACATGAAATTGAAGTCTAGGCAAACCCTCATAGAAAGCCTCATTGAGATTTTTTATAATCTTTTTCTTCTCGTGAACGTTATATTCTTTTCCAACATAGACCGTCACCCAAGCATCTTTTCCACTGATAACAATATTTCCAGGCTTATAGGGAGTTTTAACGTTAATAATTTCCTCAATCTTAGCTGCATCATCTTTTACTGCAGTTTGTTTATTCGTTGTATTTAAAAAATTAGGGTTTTGATCCGTAAATTCTTCATAATTTTCAAGCTCAGCCCGCTCTTTTTTTGATTGAGCTTCTTGAGAATTGTTTCCTTGATTACATGCGGTTACAAGAAAAGCTGTAAACAGTATTATGATTAAGTGTTTCATACTATCACCCTCCTATCTTGTTAGCTTTCCGCATTCCTCTCTTTTCATCCAATTCCATAAAAAAAAGCAAGGCCGTTTGGCCTTGCTTTTTTACTTTGTTAACTCTTGAAAGTTACTTGCTGTTTTTGAACTTTTCACCACATGACAATGACGGCAGCGAGGTTCGTAAGATTCTGATGCACCCACTAATATAATGGGATCATCATAAGAAGCTGGCTCTCCATTAATTAAGCGTTGAGTACGACTTGCTGGAGATCCACATGATGCACAAACAGCTTGCAATTTTGTAACTGATTCAGCTATTGCCATCAGCTGAGGTACATGTCCAAAAGGCTCACCACGAAAGTCTTGATCAAGTCCTGCTACAATGACACGAAACCCTTTATCTGCAAGAGCTTGTACAACTTCAACAATTTGATTATCAAAGAATTGAATCTCATCGATTGCCACTACGTCTGTTTCAGCGCTAACCTTATCTAAAATATCGGTAGAGATGGATATTGGATGCGCAATAACTGATGTTCCATTATGTGACACAACTGCTTCTTCACTGTATCGATCATCAATTGCAGGTTTAAATACCTGCACATTTTGTTTAGCAAACTGCGTGCGACGAACACGACGAATTAACTCTTCTGATTTCCCTGAGAACATACTTCCACAAATTACTTCAATCCAACCGCTTTGTTTCATTACGTACACCATGCGGGACTCTCCCTTCCTATCACTCCATTATGAGCGAACCGCTACTAACTTTATCTAGTCTACCTTTAATTATGTAGAACATGTATATAGAAAAGATTTCTTCACCTACAATGGAAATCTTTAACTTTTTTCCTATTTTAAGAAGTAAAAAAACAGGCAAGAGATAAGCCACTTGCCTGTTTGCTTCGACAATCTTGATTATTTAAGACCGTATTTTTTGTTGAAACGATCAACACGGCCACCAGCTTCAGCGAATTTTTGACGGCCCGTATAGAATGGGTGACATTGTGAACAAGTCTCAACGCGCATCTCTTCTTTTACAGAACCAGTTTCAAACTCATTACCACAGCTGCATTTCACCATGATTTTGTTGTACTTTGGATGAATTCCTGTTTTCATTCTTTTCATCTCCTTCCGCCCTGAATCATTCTGAAACAGAGTTTATTGATAAGAAAAATGATGAGCATAATTGCAACATCGTGTATCTTATCAACACACATGATGAAATTATAACAAGGGTTGTTTCGTTTTGCAACCACCTATTCAAAACATCTTTTTTCCATCAACTAACACTTCATTTAAAACTTATATAAAATTAATTTGGTCTGTTTTCTTTTATCTTTTATTAGCTAATAAAGCTTTCTTCTCTTCAGTCAATAAAGCAAAAAATTCTTCATTTGACTTGGTTTGACGAAGACGCTTTAAGAACTTTTCAGCAAAATCAGGTGCATCAGCCATCGACTTACGAATAGCCCATAGATGATCAAGCTGCTCTTTTGGAATAAGAAGCTCTTCTTTACGTGTACCTGAACGACGAATATCAATTGCTGGGAAAATACGTTTTTCAGCAAGTGAGCGATCAAGGTGAAGCTCCATATTTCCAGTTCCTTTAAACTCTTCGTAAATTACGTCGTCCATACGAGAGCCTGTATCAATTAAAGCTGTTGCAAGAATGGTCAAGCTTCCACCATCTTCAATGTTTCTAGCCGCACCAAAGAATCGTTTTGGACGATGGAAAGCTGCTGGGTCAATACCACCTGACAACGTTCGTCCACTTGGCGGAATAACGAGGTTATAAGCACGAGCTAGACGAGTAATACTATCCATTAAGATGACAACGTCTTTTTTATGCTCTACTAGTCTCATTGCACGTTCCAGTACAAGCTCTGCGACTTTAATATGATTTTCTGGCACCTCATCAAACGTTGAGCTGACGACATCTCCATCAACAGATCGTTCAATATCTGTTACTTCTTCAGGGCGCTCGTCAATTAAGAGAACAATAAGCTCTGCTTCTGGGTGATTTGTTGTAATGCTGTTGGCAATTTCTTTTAAAAGCATTGTTTTACCAGCCTTAGGTGGCGCAACAATTAATCCCCTTTGGCCAAAACCAATTGGTGAAATGAGATCAATAATTCGGGTTGAGAAACTTCTAGGTTGTGTTTCTAGACGCATTTGCTCATTTGGATAAATAGGTGTTAGGGCCGGGAAATGCACGCGCTCTTTTGATGTCTCTGGATCTTCGCCATTAACTGCTTCTACGTGTAACAAGCCATAGTAACGCTCGTTTTCTTTAGGGGGACGAACCTTACCAGATACTTTATCTCCGTTTCTTAAATCAAAACGTCGAATCTGAGAGGCAGAAATATAGATATCCTCAGAACTTGGAGAATAGTTGATTGGTCTTAAAAAACCAAACCCTTCCGATTGAATAATTTCAAGGACACCTTCCATGAAAAGCAGACCGTCTTGTTCTGCCTGTGCTTTTAAAATTGCAAAAACAAGCTCTTTTTTCGTTAGCTTGCTATAATAAGAAACTTTATATGCTTTCGCATGTTCATATAGCTCTTTTAATTTCATATTTTCTAAACTGGATAATGTTAAGTTCATTAGGACACCACGCTTTTAATGAATAATTTTTGAGTTTCCTTCCATATTAAGTTACTATCTAGCAGAAAATGATACGGTCGGAACAGTGTGTTAAAGATGGAGAAGGTAATCTAGAAGTATACATAAGTAGAATCAATTATAATTATACACTTATTAGAAGAAAAAACAGGTTACTTTCATAACGAAGTGGCCAAAACCACGAATTGTTTGATGTAGCAACTTATATTCTAACCTTTTTCTATCTTTTTAATCAATCTTTTTTTGACGCATAACGGTCAAATCCAAAAAACACGTTATAGTTTAATAGCTTCGACTGAAAACCTTTTCAATTCATATTAAATAAGAAATGATAGGTACAAATGCATTGCACACACCAATTTATTATTTATAACGAATAATCAGTGAGGGATTTCCCTCACTGATTTTCAACTTACTCTATTATAGACCAAATTTGCATAATGTCTAGTAGCTGACCTGATGAGAAAAACTATGATTAAGAATTTTGAAATTGCTCAATTTCTTCCTCAGTCATTTCTTCTCGCCAAATCATTGCACCTAGAGTTGATAACTTGTCCACTAAGTGACTATATCCACGATCAATATGCTCTAATCCAGTAACTTCAGTAATTCCTTTAGCCATTAAACCAGCTGTCACTAAAGCGGCTCCTGCGCGTAAGTCTGAAGCTTTAACACGTGCACCTTGCAACTGTACAGGGCCATTAATAATTGCAGAGCGACCTTCTACTTTTACGGAAGCATTCATTCGTCTTAGTTCATCAATGTGTTTAAAACGAGCACCATAAATTGTATCTGTTACTACGCTTGTACCAGATGCTTTTGTCAATAAAGTAGTAAACGGTTGTTGCAAATCTGTTGGGAATCCTGGATACACTAATGTTTTAATGTCTACAGGCTTTAATAATTCTCTTGTAGCCACCAAAATTTGGTCCGAACTTGTTTCAATATGAATGCCCATTTCTCTCATTTTAGCAGTCAAGGATTCCAAGTGCTGCGGAATTACATTATCCACAATCACTTCTTTTCCCATGCTAGCACCCATTACCATATAAGTACCGGCCTCAATACGATCTGGAATAATTGAATGACGGCAGCCGTGTAAAGTATCTACACCATCAATCCTAATAACGTCTGTTCCCGCACCTTTAATTTTTGCTCCCATACTTGTTAATAGTGTTGCAACATCAATAATCTCAGGCTCTTTAGCTGCATTTTCAATAACAGTACGTCCCTTTGCTCTGACAGCAGCTAGCATGATATTTATAGTTGCACCGACACTTACTACGTCTAAATAAATTCGAGCTCCTTTTAGTTCTTCAGCACGTAAATAAATAGCTCCTTGTTCATTTGTAACAGTCGCACCTAGCGCCTCAAAACCTTTGATATGCTGGTCGATTGGGCGAGGTCCTAAATAACAACCGCCAGGAAGACCAACAACCGCTTTTTTAAAGCGTCCTAACATTGCTCCCATTAAATAATAAGAAGCGCGCAGTTTTTTTACCTTTCCACTCGGTAAAGGCATTGCCGTCATATGAGTCGGGTTTACCGTTAATTCTTCATTATCACTTGTGACACTGCCACCAATTTCTTCAATTAAATCACTCAGCAATTCAACATCTGATATACGAGGTAACCCCTCTATTGTAACAGGTGACTCCGCTAAAATTGTAGCTGGAATCAGTGCCACAGCGCTATTTTTAGCACCGCTTACACGAACTGTTCCACTTAGAGTAAAGCCACCTTGTATTTTCAGCTTTTCCATTTATAGCTCCCTTCCAGCGAAAGAAAGTTTTCCACTCTGTAGTTAAGGAAAAAATTGGAACTACCACTATGTAGACTACTTGTATTTTTCCTCTTATCTACTAGTGTACACGAAAATCCAAAAATCATGTATAATTTCGACAATTTTAAAGAAAATATGGCATTTACTCAGTTTATTCGTAAATGCCATATCATCTTATCTACATTATTTTTGTCGTGTTTCCCAATCTGATAGAAACTGTTCTATTC from Bacillus sp. 1780r2a1 encodes the following:
- a CDS encoding acetyltransferase, yielding MKEQLKLAEVKDCGRIQSFLTKAGISSEGVAESIHHFVIMEDENDELLATVGFEKDGEHGLLRSLVVSPSLMRSDILLLFKSIVQLAKKNDVHQLYLVTNKASSVQFFSMMNFQQIHYEELPGGLKHHSYLRNLPSLEQVYVMAYQD
- the spoIIR gene encoding stage II sporulation protein R, with the translated sequence MKKQAIIYFLLLIIGANIQILYTNQKVEANEPMVIPDEAIRLRILANSDSEKDQHVKRLIRDEVNAQITTWVQELTSVDDARDVIKSNLPALEAIAKEVMKEQGMNESIHVDFGKVSFPTKLYGQFLYPAGEYEAVLITLGEGEGANWWCVLFPPMCFLDFSNGEAIQSPMPEEEQPVEKKEVIESVAEEVAKVDANHIDHSNLVASTSNLAQEVAVKEAKKEKQQKKSSKKVQKKEEEVEVKFFIVELASSLFK
- the prmC gene encoding peptide chain release factor N(5)-glutamine methyltransferase, coding for MKVFEALKWASSCLKEAKRDENAGEMLLRHHLGMTRTYLLASLQEEVPAVTIKKFQYDVNKHVDGIPVQYLIGSEEFYGRTFQVNEEVLIPRPETEELVLGLIERMKQKFGHNPIQAVDIGTGSGAIGVTLALEVPAIEMTCTDIAEESLAVAKKNAKCLGAKVQFVHGDLLKPFIETAQRFDVVVSNPPYIPDSDELSTVVKDYEPNRALFGGQDGLNFYRRFMEELPLVINKQGIIAFEVGAGQANVVADMLKKQFHSAKVEVVFDINGKDRMVFASL
- the prfA gene encoding peptide chain release factor 1, encoding MFDRLEAVEARYEKLNELLSDPEIVNDPSKLREYSKEQSDIQETVTCYREYKEVKEQLQDAKAMLEEKLDADMREMVKEEIQELEPQAEELEDKLRILLIPKDPNDDKNVIMEIRGAAGGDEAALFAGNLYRMYSRFAETQGWKIDVMEANTTGVGGYKEIIFMINGKGAYSKMKFENGAHRVQRVPETESGGRIHTSTATVACLPEAEEVEVEIHEKDIRVDTFASSGPGGQSVNTTMSAVRLTHLPTGTVVSCQDEKSQIKNKEKAMKVLRARVYDKFQQEAQAEYDANRKQAVGSGDRSERIRTYNFPQNRVTDHRIGLTIQKLDQILEGKLDEVIDALIMEDQARRMEDSN
- a CDS encoding thymidine kinase, with the translated sequence MYVMKQSGWIEVICGSMFSGKSEELIRRVRRTQFAKQNVQVFKPAIDDRYSEEAVVSHNGTSVIAHPISISTDILDKVSAETDVVAIDEIQFFDNQIVEVVQALADKGFRVIVAGLDQDFRGEPFGHVPQLMAIAESVTKLQAVCASCGSPASRTQRLINGEPASYDDPIILVGASESYEPRCRHCHVVKSSKTASNFQELTK
- the rpmE gene encoding 50S ribosomal protein L31, translated to MKTGIHPKYNKIMVKCSCGNEFETGSVKEEMRVETCSQCHPFYTGRQKFAEAGGRVDRFNKKYGLK
- the rho gene encoding transcription termination factor Rho; amino-acid sequence: MNLTLSSLENMKLKELYEHAKAYKVSYYSKLTKKELVFAILKAQAEQDGLLFMEGVLEIIQSEGFGFLRPINYSPSSEDIYISASQIRRFDLRNGDKVSGKVRPPKENERYYGLLHVEAVNGEDPETSKERVHFPALTPIYPNEQMRLETQPRSFSTRIIDLISPIGFGQRGLIVAPPKAGKTMLLKEIANSITTNHPEAELIVLLIDERPEEVTDIERSVDGDVVSSTFDEVPENHIKVAELVLERAMRLVEHKKDVVILMDSITRLARAYNLVIPPSGRTLSGGIDPAAFHRPKRFFGAARNIEDGGSLTILATALIDTGSRMDDVIYEEFKGTGNMELHLDRSLAEKRIFPAIDIRRSGTRKEELLIPKEQLDHLWAIRKSMADAPDFAEKFLKRLRQTKSNEEFFALLTEEKKALLANKR
- a CDS encoding UDP-N-acetylglucosamine 1-carboxyvinyltransferase, which produces MEKLKIQGGFTLSGTVRVSGAKNSAVALIPATILAESPVTIEGLPRISDVELLSDLIEEIGGSVTSDNEELTVNPTHMTAMPLPSGKVKKLRASYYLMGAMLGRFKKAVVGLPGGCYLGPRPIDQHIKGFEALGATVTNEQGAIYLRAEELKGARIYLDVVSVGATINIMLAAVRAKGRTVIENAAKEPEIIDVATLLTSMGAKIKGAGTDVIRIDGVDTLHGCRHSIIPDRIEAGTYMVMGASMGKEVIVDNVIPQHLESLTAKMREMGIHIETSSDQILVATRELLKPVDIKTLVYPGFPTDLQQPFTTLLTKASGTSVVTDTIYGARFKHIDELRRMNASVKVEGRSAIINGPVQLQGARVKASDLRAGAALVTAGLMAKGITEVTGLEHIDRGYSHLVDKLSTLGAMIWREEMTEEEIEQFQNS